The Natronosporangium hydrolyticum nucleotide sequence GCCAGCCGCGGGCGGTGGCGAACCGGCGGCGGGTGGGCGGCGCGGGGCCGGTAGCCGTAGCTGCTGACCAGGGTCGGGCGGGTCCGGTCGGGGGTGACGCGGCCCACGGGGTCCCCCCGGTGGGAGCGCGGCTGGGGAGTGAGGGCGCCCGCCCTCTAACTCGTGGCGGCGGGTCACCGCCGGCTCATCGGTGGGTGACCGGGGCGGTGGCGGCGGCTCGGCCGGCTGACCACGGCGTCTAGGCGGGCCCTGGTCTGCCGGCGTCGATGGCTCGCCGCGACGGGGGGGTGTTTCGGGGGGTCGTCGCGGGGGTAAGCCACCAGGTTCTGAGCCTGCCCGGCGCGTCATGGCGCCTAGCGTAGCGAACCGGCGGCGGCTGCTGGTCGCCCGGCAGCCACTACATTCGATCCAGGCCGATTGGAGTAACGGCCGATTGGAATACTGGTCGGGTGAGGCACTACTTTTCGCCGGAGCAACCGGCCGCCCCTAGCCGTGAGCGTACGATCCGGTTTCAGGCCGGGGGTCGGGACTTCGAGTTGACCACCTCCGGTGGTGTTTTCTCGGCGGACCGGCTGGACCCGGGCACTGCGGTGCTGTTGCGCAAAGCACCTTTGCCGGCGGTGGCGGAACCAGGTCCGCTGCTCGATGTGGGGTGTGGCTACGGGCCGATCGCCGCGGTGCTGGCTTGTGCGGCACCGCGGGCCGAGGTCTGGGCGGTGGACGTGAATCCGCGGGCCCGCGAGCTGACGGCCCGGAACGCCGCCGCGTTGGGCGTCGGGGAGCGG carries:
- a CDS encoding class I SAM-dependent methyltransferase, encoding MRHYFSPEQPAAPSRERTIRFQAGGRDFELTTSGGVFSADRLDPGTAVLLRKAPLPAVAEPGPLLDVGCGYGPIAAVLACAAPRAEVWAVDVNPRARELTARNAAALGVGERVRVVAPEEVPSDLRFRQVWSNPPVRVGKPELHTILGRWLPTLTPDGVAWLLVSRHLGGDSLQQWLSRQGWAAGRHASQQGYRVLRVTRSAGSGAAG